A window of the Leptospira brenneri genome harbors these coding sequences:
- a CDS encoding NADPH-dependent FMN reductase, with translation MKNSKPKILAISGGISSTSYNKKILQTILLDFSKDSNIKLYEGISEFPFFLSGISDENIPNIVKEFLNEIQNADGILICSPEYVFSIPGVLKNALEWAVSSVVFTDKPVALITAASVGQKAHESLLLVLKTIGAKLSENTNLLISGVKGKVAADGKIIDESTKKEVHDMMDSFLKSLKV, from the coding sequence ATGAAAAATTCAAAACCAAAAATCCTCGCAATCTCTGGAGGAATTAGTTCTACCTCTTATAATAAAAAGATTTTGCAAACCATCCTCCTCGATTTTTCAAAAGATTCTAATATCAAACTATATGAAGGGATTTCTGAATTTCCATTTTTTTTGTCGGGAATTTCGGATGAAAACATTCCGAATATTGTGAAGGAGTTTTTAAATGAAATTCAGAATGCAGATGGTATCCTGATTTGTTCTCCTGAATATGTATTTAGTATTCCTGGTGTTTTGAAAAATGCATTGGAGTGGGCAGTTTCATCTGTGGTGTTTACAGATAAACCTGTTGCGTTGATTACTGCGGCTTCCGTTGGGCAGAAAGCCCATGAATCTTTATTATTAGTTTTAAAAACAATTGGAGCAAAGTTATCTGAAAATACGAATCTTTTGATTTCTGGAGTCAAAGGGAAAGTTGCCGCAGATGGTAAGATTATAGATGAATCTACAAAAAAAGAAGTTCATGACATGATGGATTCATTTCTGAAATCACTAAAAGTTTAG